In a single window of the Hoyosella subflava DQS3-9A1 genome:
- a CDS encoding isoprenyl transferase: MKIPPNPVYRLYEQRLLHRLEGMQRPKHIAVLCDGNRRWARAAGFTDVSHGYRMGARKIAEMLQWCDEAGVEHATIYLLSTENLGRDPDELAALLEIITDVVEEISGPDKNWSVQIVGAMELLPESAATRLTEAAERTQGRSGTHVNVAVGYGGRQEISDAVRALIRRRLAEGRTGDELIESISVEGIAEHLYTSGQPDPDLVIRTSGEQRLSGFLLWQSAYSEIWFTEAYWPEFRRVDFLRALRDYGARHRRFGV; encoded by the coding sequence GTGAAAATCCCGCCCAACCCTGTGTACCGGCTGTACGAGCAACGGCTGCTGCACCGGCTCGAGGGCATGCAGCGCCCCAAACACATCGCAGTGCTGTGCGATGGGAACCGGCGCTGGGCCCGCGCTGCTGGCTTTACCGACGTCAGCCACGGGTACCGCATGGGGGCGCGCAAGATCGCCGAAATGCTTCAGTGGTGCGATGAGGCGGGTGTGGAGCACGCAACGATCTACTTGCTGTCGACTGAGAACCTCGGCCGAGACCCAGACGAACTAGCCGCCCTGCTCGAGATAATCACTGACGTTGTGGAGGAAATCTCCGGTCCCGACAAAAACTGGAGCGTCCAGATAGTTGGCGCAATGGAGCTTCTCCCGGAATCCGCGGCGACACGGCTCACCGAGGCCGCCGAACGCACCCAAGGGAGATCCGGCACCCACGTGAACGTCGCGGTCGGCTATGGGGGCCGCCAGGAAATCTCCGACGCCGTGCGTGCGCTGATACGGCGCCGACTCGCCGAGGGCCGCACCGGCGACGAACTCATCGAATCGATCAGCGTCGAAGGTATCGCTGAGCACCTCTACACATCCGGGCAACCAGACCCCGACCTCGTCATACGAACATCAGGGGAGCAGCGCCTTTCCGGCTTCTTGCTCTGGCAGAGTGCCTACTCGGAAATCTGGTTCACCGAGGCATACTGGCCTGAGTTCCGCCGCGTCGACTTCCTCCGGGCGCTGCGCGACTACGGCGCTC
- the trhA gene encoding PAQR family membrane homeostasis protein TrhA, which translates to MTAITEALFPVKPRMRGWIHLYAFAISVVTGTTLVAVVGALTTPRALIATAIYSATVCGVFGVSALYHRVHWKSARARMWMKRADHSMIFLFIAGSYTPFGMLALSPETGRTVLAIVWAGAFAGVALKMLWPTSPSWLGVPLYILLGWVVAFVIPDLVANAGMAPLILLAVGGVLYSAGAILYATKWPNPWPTTFGHHEFFHAATVIAAICHYIAVWLVAFS; encoded by the coding sequence TTGACCGCGATCACAGAGGCACTGTTTCCGGTAAAACCCCGGATGCGCGGCTGGATTCACCTTTACGCATTTGCCATCTCTGTCGTCACAGGCACCACCCTGGTCGCCGTGGTCGGCGCGCTCACCACGCCGCGGGCACTGATCGCCACCGCGATCTACAGCGCCACCGTGTGCGGGGTATTTGGCGTAAGCGCCCTCTACCATCGGGTCCACTGGAAGTCTGCTCGCGCGCGCATGTGGATGAAGCGGGCCGACCATTCGATGATCTTCCTCTTCATTGCCGGCAGCTATACACCGTTCGGCATGCTCGCACTCAGCCCTGAAACGGGCAGGACCGTGCTCGCTATCGTATGGGCGGGCGCCTTCGCGGGTGTGGCACTGAAAATGCTGTGGCCCACCTCCCCATCCTGGCTCGGCGTGCCCCTCTACATTCTTCTCGGCTGGGTCGTCGCGTTCGTCATCCCAGATCTTGTAGCGAACGCGGGAATGGCGCCGCTGATCCTGCTCGCCGTGGGTGGTGTGCTCTACAGCGCCGGAGCTATTCTTTACGCCACGAAATGGCCGAACCCGTGGCCCACGACATTTGGGCACCACGAGTTCTTCCATGCCGCAACTGTCATCGCAGCCATCTGCCACTACATCGCGGTCTGGCTGGTCGCTTTCAGCTGA
- a CDS encoding TetR/AcrR family transcriptional regulator, giving the protein MSQADGRGAGLRERKKLAAMHTIQQVALDLFDRDGYGNVTIDRIADEAGVSPSSVYRYFGTKERLVLWDEYDPQLFGLMTEGGGGIGAVLARLREGIGAIMRAWPDDESDNVARRMRYMLGEADIHAVMLREQHQFEVALRQLIAPHLNEEPGSLHARVAAATLLSCLTAALYHWAESGYSDRLADVLDEAMELATRAIVAQVS; this is encoded by the coding sequence ATGTCGCAGGCAGATGGTCGCGGAGCGGGGCTCAGGGAGCGCAAGAAGCTCGCGGCGATGCACACGATTCAGCAGGTGGCGCTGGACCTCTTTGATCGCGATGGCTACGGCAACGTCACCATTGATCGGATCGCCGACGAAGCTGGCGTGTCACCGAGCTCTGTCTACCGCTACTTCGGGACGAAGGAACGGCTCGTGCTGTGGGATGAGTACGACCCGCAGCTTTTCGGCCTGATGACCGAAGGCGGCGGCGGAATTGGTGCCGTTCTCGCGCGGCTGCGGGAGGGCATCGGTGCAATCATGCGGGCCTGGCCCGACGACGAGTCCGACAATGTCGCCCGCCGTATGCGGTACATGCTGGGAGAGGCGGATATTCACGCGGTGATGCTGCGCGAGCAGCATCAATTCGAGGTTGCGCTGCGCCAGCTCATCGCCCCGCACCTCAATGAAGAACCGGGCTCACTTCATGCCCGGGTGGCTGCGGCGACGCTACTGTCGTGCCTCACTGCGGCTCTCTATCACTGGGCTGAGTCCGGATACAGCGATCGCCTCGCCGATGTGCTCGACGAGGCGATGGAACTGGCTACCCGCGCGATCGTGGCGCAGGTCAGCTGA
- a CDS encoding ABC transporter ATP-binding protein: MNGESPSALNVSALHKSFGHAQALRGLDLDVPAGTVHGFLGPNGAGKSTTIRVLLGLIRRDSGEVTVLGGDPVKDAMEIHRRTAYVPGDVALWPGLTGGETLDIIARIRGGFDAQLRADLIERFALDPTKKVSSYSKGNRQKVALIGAFAAAAELLILDEPTTGLDPLMYAVFADCVREAARRGATVLLSSHILSEVEQLCDATTIIRDGRTVQTGSLRELRHLTRTHISAHTQRHPGALDRFSGVTGLRVDRDGAGFAVQCDAEPAALSSVVAELGAADVRELTCAPPTLEDLFLAYYSSDAVADPEGSLR; the protein is encoded by the coding sequence ATGAACGGCGAATCTCCCAGCGCACTGAATGTGAGCGCGCTCCACAAATCTTTCGGCCACGCACAGGCGCTGCGCGGCCTCGACCTCGATGTGCCAGCGGGAACAGTGCACGGGTTCCTCGGCCCCAACGGTGCCGGAAAGTCCACCACGATCCGGGTGCTCCTCGGCCTTATACGGCGTGACAGCGGCGAGGTCACCGTACTTGGCGGTGACCCTGTCAAGGACGCGATGGAGATCCACCGCCGAACCGCTTACGTACCCGGCGATGTCGCACTGTGGCCTGGCCTGACCGGTGGCGAGACGCTCGACATCATCGCCCGCATCCGTGGCGGCTTCGACGCTCAGCTGCGCGCCGATCTCATCGAACGCTTCGCCCTCGACCCGACGAAGAAGGTGTCGAGCTATTCCAAAGGCAACCGCCAGAAGGTCGCATTGATCGGCGCGTTTGCCGCCGCCGCGGAACTGCTTATTCTCGACGAACCCACCACCGGCCTCGATCCGCTGATGTATGCGGTTTTCGCGGACTGCGTGCGCGAGGCAGCGCGTCGTGGGGCGACAGTGCTGCTGTCCAGCCATATCCTGAGTGAGGTCGAGCAGCTCTGTGACGCGACGACCATCATTCGTGACGGCCGCACCGTCCAGACAGGTTCGCTGCGCGAACTGCGGCATCTGACACGCACACACATCTCGGCGCACACGCAGCGGCACCCCGGTGCGCTCGACAGATTCAGCGGAGTAACAGGGCTGCGCGTAGACCGCGACGGCGCCGGCTTCGCCGTTCAGTGCGACGCGGAACCTGCGGCACTGTCCTCGGTGGTCGCCGAACTTGGCGCGGCAGACGTGCGCGAGCTGACGTGCGCACCGCCCACGCTTGAAGACCTGTTCCTTGCCTACTACTCCAGCGACGCTGTCGCCGACCCTGAAGGCTCACTGCGATGA
- a CDS encoding ABC transporter permease: MTGTASVTSLLIRTNRIRLAVWTVAIPALLAFGALSVKALYPTVADRESYAAMAQLVTAQIAFNGPPAALTTLGGIVVFEAGWLLMLAVAVCSILIGVRVTRGQEETGTLELLRSGRVSRGATLLAAALVLGSLLAVIAVASGAALIATGTAITGALIYAAALFCVGVFFGAVAVSAAQVTAQSRAAYGLAFAVLGTSFAFRAAGDAGGNTLSWLSPLGWAQASEPFGANNLWPLLLLLAAAIGIAGGAWMLNQRRDLGAGVIAPRPGRVSASALASSPLGLQLRLARATILAWSAGIAIMMVAFGSMATTAEDFAASSDGTAEVIAAFGGTSLTDAFLVFSILVLAILSAGCALSLTMRVRADEDSGRIAVLATAPVRRTTIFAGYLLSALSAALLLLAFGSLMLGVGYAVGTGDWTIVGGVVGSALAHFPAIVALAAAALALAAIRPESASVAWAVYAVTATIALLGPAFSLPGWVANLSVFEHVPEYPSLAWPLTIGGLGCLLVAVALGVFERRDLRT; the protein is encoded by the coding sequence ATGACCGGTACGGCTTCAGTCACCTCGCTCCTGATCCGCACCAACCGCATCCGGCTGGCGGTGTGGACAGTTGCTATTCCTGCGCTCCTTGCCTTCGGAGCCTTATCCGTCAAAGCGCTCTATCCGACAGTTGCCGATCGCGAGTCGTACGCGGCGATGGCGCAACTCGTGACAGCACAGATTGCGTTCAACGGACCGCCCGCGGCCCTCACGACACTCGGAGGCATCGTCGTATTCGAAGCCGGATGGCTCCTGATGCTTGCGGTCGCCGTGTGCAGCATACTCATCGGTGTCCGCGTCACTCGCGGCCAGGAGGAAACCGGAACGCTGGAGTTGCTCCGCTCCGGCCGGGTATCACGCGGTGCCACTCTGCTCGCGGCCGCGCTCGTACTCGGTTCGCTCCTCGCGGTCATCGCGGTCGCCTCTGGCGCGGCTCTCATCGCGACCGGTACGGCTATTACGGGTGCCCTGATCTATGCTGCTGCCCTCTTCTGCGTGGGCGTGTTCTTCGGCGCCGTCGCCGTCAGCGCCGCTCAAGTCACCGCGCAAAGCCGTGCTGCTTACGGTTTGGCGTTCGCGGTGCTGGGCACCTCATTCGCGTTCCGGGCCGCCGGAGACGCCGGAGGTAACACCCTTTCGTGGCTCTCGCCGCTGGGATGGGCGCAGGCCTCAGAACCGTTCGGCGCGAACAACCTTTGGCCCTTGCTGCTCCTTCTCGCGGCAGCGATCGGGATAGCGGGTGGCGCGTGGATGCTCAACCAGCGTCGCGACCTTGGCGCCGGCGTGATCGCCCCAAGGCCCGGACGGGTAAGCGCCTCAGCCTTGGCGTCCTCACCTTTGGGTCTGCAGTTGCGGCTGGCGCGGGCCACGATTCTTGCTTGGTCCGCAGGCATCGCAATCATGATGGTCGCATTCGGTTCAATGGCGACAACCGCCGAGGATTTCGCGGCAAGCTCGGACGGGACAGCTGAAGTGATCGCGGCATTCGGGGGGACCTCCCTGACCGATGCGTTCCTAGTCTTCTCGATCCTCGTCCTCGCGATTCTGAGCGCAGGATGTGCCCTATCTCTGACGATGCGCGTGCGTGCCGACGAAGACTCCGGACGCATCGCTGTGCTCGCCACCGCGCCCGTGCGGCGAACCACTATCTTTGCGGGTTATTTACTCAGCGCGCTCAGCGCCGCGCTGCTGTTGCTGGCATTCGGTTCGCTGATGCTCGGCGTCGGTTACGCGGTGGGAACAGGCGACTGGACGATCGTTGGCGGAGTGGTGGGAAGCGCGCTCGCTCACTTCCCCGCTATCGTCGCGCTCGCAGCCGCAGCTTTGGCACTGGCCGCGATCAGGCCTGAGAGCGCATCAGTTGCGTGGGCTGTGTACGCGGTGACGGCGACAATCGCGTTGCTCGGGCCTGCCTTCTCCCTTCCCGGGTGGGTGGCGAATCTTTCCGTGTTCGAGCACGTGCCTGAATACCCTTCGCTCGCGTGGCCCCTCACTATCGGCGGACTGGGATGCCTACTTGTCGCTGTCGCCCTGGGTGTGTTCGAGCGCCGTGATCTACGTACGTGA